A segment of the Raphanus sativus cultivar WK10039 unplaced genomic scaffold, ASM80110v3 Scaffold0662, whole genome shotgun sequence genome:
AGCTGCCCCAAGTCCTCCCTCATCCTCGTCAAGACCAACCCCTGCGCCTGTTGTACAATACAAACGTGCTGATCTCGCGGATGATCTTCAAGCGGAGGGGCGTGCTCTTGGTCGTGCTGTCGACGCTTCTGTTTATTCCCCGGAGCTTATCGCCTGGAAACATGGCTCTCAGCCTCTCAAGGTTATAGCTCCTCCCTCCTGACTTTGAATTCTTTTGTAAAAAGTTCTTGAACTTAGAAACTGAAGAGAGATTATGCATTAGGCTTTGCGGAGAAGTGTGGAGATATTGACAGCTTTGGGTGGCTTCGCTCTGAAACTTGGGATTGATCAAAGGCAAGGGAAGCTAGAGCTGAACATGAAGAAGAGAGCCGGTGAGCTCCGAAGGATCTTCACTCGTCTGGGGCCCACTTTTGTTAAGTTGGGTCAAGGTTTATCCACCCGACCCGACCTCTGTCCTCCCGATTACCTCGAAGAGCTTGCTGAGCTTCAGGTTCACGTCTCTTCTTGATTTACTCATCTAGATATGAGAACATTTCTCTAACTTTGTCTATATGTGTGTTTTGAGTGCCTAAGTAGGATGCTTTGCCAACCTTCCCTGATGCAGAGGCCTTTGCTTGCATCGAAAGAGAGTTGGATTTGTCTTTAGAATCCATCTTCTCCAATATATCCCCCGACCCAATCGCAGCGGCCAGTCTTGGCCAGGTTTACAAAGCCCACCTGAGGTACTCGGGTCAGGTTGTTGCTGTCAAAGTCCAACGCCCCGGGATCGAAGAAGCCATTGGTCTCGACTTCTACCTCATCAGAGGAGTTGGGAAACTCATCAACAAGTACGTGGACTTCATCACCACCGACGTCCTCGCCCTTATCGACGAGTTCGCCTGCAGAGTTTACCAGGAGCTCAACTACGTCCAGGAGGCCCAAAACGCCAGGAGGTTCAAGAAACTGTACGCTGACAAAGCTGATGTTCTTGTGCCCGATATCTTCTGGGACTACACCAGCCGCAAGGTGCTGACGATGGAATGGGTGGAGGGGACTAAACTGAACGAGCAAGTTGCCATCGAGAGTCAAGGTCTGAAGGTTCTTGATCTCGTGAACACAGGAATCCAGTGCAGCCTAAGGCAGCTCCTGGAGTATGGTTTTTTCCACGCTGACCCTCATCCTGGTAACTTATTGGCAACACCTGATGGGAAACTCGCCTTTCTAGACTTTGGCATGATGAGTGAGACGCCGGAGGAAGCTAGGTTTGCGATCATAGGCCATGTTGTTCATTT
Coding sequences within it:
- the LOC130502692 gene encoding protein ACTIVITY OF BC1 COMPLEX KINASE 3, chloroplastic-like (The sequence of the model RefSeq protein was modified relative to this genomic sequence to represent the inferred CDS: added 360 bases not found in genome assembly), which produces MTSLVFGQSLGLTLFGDGNSRRQGVKSKFLFVNRRRLARAALVQARPRGEDGAAPSPPSSSSRPTPAPVVQYKRADLADDLQAEGRALGRAVDASVYSPELIAWKHGSQPLKALRRSVEILTALGGFALKLGIDQRQGKLELNMKKRAGELRRIFTRLGPTFVKLGQGLSTRPDLCPPDYLEELAELQDALPTFPDAEAFACIERELDLSLESIFSNISPDPIAAASLGQVYKAHLRYSGQVVAVKVQRPGIEEAIGLDFYLIRGVGKLINKYVDFITTDVLALIDEFACRVYQELNYVQEAQNARRFKKLYADKADVLVPDIFWDYTSRKVLTMEWVEGTKLNEQVAIESQGLKVLDLVNTGIQCSLRQLLEYGFFHADPHPGNLLATPDGKLAFLDFGMMSETPEEARFAIIGHVVHLVNRDYEAMARDYYALKFLSPDVDVTPIIPALRDFFDDALNYTVSELNFKTLVDGLGAVFYQYPFDVPAYYALILRSLTVLEGLALYADPDFKVLAASYPYFAKRLLTDQNPYLRDALIELLFKDGKFRWNRLENLLQQGSKDRDFSSKDALQPVLKLLLDPNGEELRVLVIKEAVRVSEAFALGSVVDTYNSMPEFMRSLVFNGNGNGGGPLTMNPTELESTLELRDQVARIWGLLQSSESFDPAILQPIVQVLQQPEARRLGGRVAGGVGQRLAARFLQQLLRATTPSPSPVP